Within the Caldisalinibacter kiritimatiensis genome, the region ATAGATATACATGAAGCTTTAGTTGATGAAGGTTATGAAATAAGTTATTCTACGGTATGTAATTATGTAAGAGAAAAGAAAAATAAAGCTAAAGAGGCATATATAAGACAAGAATATGATTTTGGTGAAGTAGTTGAATTTGATTGGGGGCATTTAAAGCTTAATATAAACGGTAAAGTGAAAAATTTACACATAGCAATATTTACAACTGCTAAAAGTTCCTATAGATACGCATACATTTATCCTAATCAAAAAATGAAAAACTTTTTAGATGCACATGTTAAATTC harbors:
- a CDS encoding DDE-type integrase/transposase/recombinase; this translates as MKAIDIHEALVDEGYEISYSTVCNYVREKKNKAKEAYIRQEYDFGEVVEFDWGHLKLNINGKVKNLHIAIFTTAKSSYRYAYIYPNQKMKNFLDAHVKFINHEGGVYKIFVYDNIKQAVKKFVNKTKKIPTEELLKLSLYYGFNFRFCNICSGNEKVM